The Dendropsophus ebraccatus isolate aDenEbr1 chromosome 6, aDenEbr1.pat, whole genome shotgun sequence nucleotide sequence ATATACACCTCTTCCCTGGTCCTGGAGAGGCACTTCTTCCAGTGCCCCCTTCGAAATTAAAGTCTGGATCTCTACCTGAAATATTTTGTCTCTAGGAGACTTGGGAGGTTTGGAGATTAGAAATCTCTCAGGAGGTAGAGGATCCATGGAAAGGGAGTAACCCTCCCGAACCAAATTCCTGACCCAAGGATCCTTGACTTTGGAATCCCTTGCGTCTGCAAAAAAACTTAGGCGACCTCCCACTGGTAGGCTGGCATAGTCAGAAATCGGGCTTTTTAGTTGGGGTCTTGTCTATTAGAGCCTCTTCTAGATGAATACGAACCTCTTCCTCTGGCGGAGTACCGGTACTGACGCATTCTCTGAGGGGTTCTCTCTCTACGAAAGGGCCTCCGAAGGGATCTCTGCTGCTGGGGCAAAGACTTCCCTTTTTTGTCTGAGAGATCTAGCATCAGTTTATCCAGTTCGTATCCAAAGAGACGACCAGGCATATATTCGATACTACTCAAAAAATTTTTAGAATAATTATCCCCATTCCAGGGCCTAAGCCACAGCGCTCTACGGCTGGCGGTGGCGAGTGACATTGTTCTAGCGGACAGGCGTACCTGTTGGCGAGCAGCGTCACACAGGTAGTCAACCCCCATATTGATATATCTAAAAGAGGAAAGAATATTCTCCCGCCTAACTTCtgattcccttacgtcccattggcatcacaacatatggggtcttgtgatgccaatgggtcttagggaaaacaaattaacataataattttagcttcaacATCTTCCTGAAGGTTCATCAACCACTTCCTAAGTGCCACGCTAACCTCTGCTGCCGCTATGGAAACCGCAGCCTGAGCCGAGGCTGAAGAATATGTTCTTTTAAGTGATGTCTCCATACGGCAATCCATAGGATCCTTTAGGCTGTTGCCATCATCCGATGGAACAAGGGTTCTCTTGAAAAGCTTGGCTACCGCCACGTCAACCTTTGGAGGAGATTTCCATTCCTTCACCTTATCTTCAGAGAGTGTATAAAGTTTTAAACCTCCGACTAAGAACCGCGGCTTTCTCCAGTTTCAGCCATTCGGCCTTCATTGAGTTCAGTAACTCCTCACTGACCTCAAAGGCTTTTTTGGACGTGGACGGTCTCTTCCCATCATCCGGATGATTCTGAATCTTCACGCCTCTAACGAGCCTAGGAAACTTCTCTACAGGAAAGTAACATCTGCCCAGGTCCGGTTCCTCATCCTCAGAAAGTGAGGACTTCACCTCATCTATAACAGTATACTCTGTTGGAGAAAAAAGCTATAATAgctacaggcttagtagtgtaATCAAACCTCGTAAGTAGACAGCTCACCGCGATGTCCAGCTGGGGAATACTGCATTGGCAACGGGCTCCTTCTTGCACGTTTTCTACTAcgagaaaaatgtaatttttaagcACCGTCATACGCCTCCAACTAAGGGAACCAAAATTCACTTACTCTTGCAGTACCGTCTCCTTCAGGTCAGTAATGGACCTATTAATCCCGGATACTGAATGCTGCACATAGTCTTTTACCCAAATGACCACGTCTTGAACCGTGGGCTCCTCGTTATCAGGGTTTGATAGGGTAGGCGCACTAGGAGGCTGCTGACGACATAGCTGGCACTTAAGGTATTCCCATCCATCAGGTAAGGGGTTCTCTGAAACATATAACCTGATTGCagctacagaaaaaaaacagtaaaatagTATAGGAAAGAGACTCACCACACTGGATGCAGGTAAGGTGTCTCCTTTTAGAGGGTTGTTTACCACCGGATCCTTCCTTGGAAGACATCTGTAAACACACAAAATTTCACCTGACAATAATCCTAAGGAAAACCAAGAGAAAAAAATACCTACAGTATAGGTAGCTGCAGCGCCTGTAGATAGGTTAACACACGGTCACAGTAATCTCCACCGCAAGGATGCTAGGGAAGCCAGAACTGCAGAACAGGCCACTTTAAATGGCGTCCGTGGCGCCAAAATTAGCCCCTCCCCATCCCGATTGGCTCCACCTAGTGGCTCTCACCTAAGGGGAGGAGGATCGCTACCTGTACCTGCTCCTCTATAAGACTCAGAAGACCGGAGGACGCCAGCCACAACAAAATGGCGGCGCCCATCCGGAGACCGGAAGTAGGACGCGCCGGACCGGATGTCGCAACCAGCGTTGATTCCGGGTACCGGCACGTTCAGCTCCGATGATTCCGACCAGGAGCACCAAGCCCCCGGCCTACTCTCGTCTGGTCCTGACAAGGACGAAAAAAGAACTGGaggtatgggggcagggggccatCTTATAGCCTAGGAGGGGGTGGGGCTCAAGTTCATTAAAATTTCCTCTCGTCCTGGGGTCTCACATgggcggagacaccccatctATTGTGAGGCCAACAGGACGTAAGGGAAAAGGGGGTTCTAGGTTTTGAGAAACAAAACACCCTAACACCTTCTTTGATCATTCCGCTTTATAAAAGTTTTAAACCCCATGGGAGACTTTAGACTCATATGCCCCATCCACATTGCcccggccagatttactaagaggcctcTTAGTAAAGGCAGCAGGACCCGTGCCTGTCGCTGgactccagagcaggtgtagatttctgcatggttacacctgtttccagacataaaccatgataaattaggcatggAAGGGGGCCATGTCCCCTTCCCACCTTGATGCGCCCTTCTCCCCTGCCCGCCTATCAGGCAACTGGGGCTTCTGTGGGGCATACACCATGGAAAGGGACAACATTCTATGCCTCTTCTGTCATGTGCCAGGGGACAATTTTGGTGCCCCCTTGTTCCTAACCGAGATTCTCTTCCTAAACTGGACCTTCTCTAGATCTCTCAGGGTCAACCCCAAGTCTCCTAGAAATGATCATTGAATTGTGTGTTTGTTCCTTCTAAAAGAAGGTGTGAGGACAGTACAGGTAAAAAAATGACATGATTAATGTTCCCGGATGAAGGAACCTTGGGAGAAAGGGTAATTTAGCAATACTTGGTAAGGCAGGAATTTGACATAGGGCTCAAGGGTAGACGGTGCCTAAAGCTCTCATTCTCTTAGCAGTGGTAATTGCTAGCAGGAATGTCACTTTCAGAGACAAGTATTTCAGGTCAACTTCATCCAGAGGCTCAAAGGGGAGAGAGCATAACCCATTGAGAACTACAGATATATCCCATTAAGAGATaagtcttagggtgcgtttacacagaaagatttatctgacagattttggaagccaaagcctggaatggatttgaaaagaggatagatcacagtcttttctttatgacccgattcctgtttatagtctgttcctggttttggcttcaaagatctgtcagataaatctggcagtgtaaatgcaccattaggaaaTTAGGCTCTTACTAAAgcgggttatccaggcttagaaaaacataggcactttttatccaaaaacagcatgactcttgtctccagtttgggttgggatttgcaactcagttctagtgaagtgaatggaggttaatATAGTCACAGTGGGGACTCTCAAGGTGGATGTATAGAAACTTTTTCCCAGACTGTCCtgcctaaattaaaaaaaaaaaagatccgaaGTCTTTGTTTTTGCGACACCAGGTGTGTTTCACTCTAGTATAAGACTTCTTTGTGGAATCTGCTCTGGAATAAGACCTCAAGACCGCCTGTGCTAGTCCGCAGACTCTAGAACAGACTGGCCATTTAGTTTACCTTTTTGGGGCaaactttttctaaaaaaaatactaGTCACTATATGGCAGCCATGATTCTACTTATCACGTATACTGTGGTCTGCAAGTCTTTTGGTTAGAGAAATGTCTCCCATTATGCAAAATTGCAAAACAATTTCTACTGGAGGACAGTCAGCTGCTGTTTTATAAACCAATGTACAACTTATGATCTGTAGAGAACCTCTGGATGAATATcagggtggaggaggagggaaagAAACAGTTTGGGGGTAAGGTTGAGATTTCAGTGGAAAAGCTGAAAGAAGCCATTTATCCCAGGAAAAGGAGGAGTCTGCACCCCACTTGAAGAATTAAGTGGGGGCTGTCCTTCAAGCAGAGGAATTTGTGATAGAACCTCACTTGGAAGCAAGAATGCCATGAGCAAGCTCGATGTGGCCTGTTTACAAGATATGCCACAGGAAGTAAGACAGGATCTGACTGGTCAGCCAGACAGCACAGCATGCCCATCATGAACCAGGAGCTTGGTAAGGTCAGCTACAGCATAAGAGTGAGCTAGCCCATGTTGGTTCCACATCATCCTAAGGGGCAGAGCAAGGGATAGATTTTGTTTTAACTGCAGAAGACAGGGTTCTAGGCAAGCTTTATAAATGGGGTCCAGGTGTCCACAAAAAGGTGTTGTATTGAGTGCACAACAAAGGTGGCCACTGCCAGAAGACTTGACTCTAGAGTCGAACATAGTAAAAAGTAATAGGGGTGGAGAGGGCTAAAAAATTGAATGCagaaagtcccagccagtacagtgtGACAGCTCAAATGGCTGGGTTCTCTGAGCACAGATGACAAGGACTTTGTTTTTTTCAGTCTCACAGGAATGCCATGTTTCCCATAACTAAAGAATTGTAAAACCAAACATGTTTTGTACCACATCCCCCATCAATTTAGAAAGTTTTGACAGCAACACCAATGCTAATTTTAGGCCCAGACACTGATTTGTAAGGCAATTGCACAAGTTTTCCCCCTAACCGGTTATCTCAAGATTAACATGTTACCTCTCCATACAAAAGTGTGCTGGGTGGAGGACCCACCAATCATGAGCGTGTGGCAGAGCTCAAGTTAATGGAATGGCTcagccactgctccattcacaaAGGACAGTTTGATTGTATGTAGTTCCACTGATCATATGATATTAGGACTTCAGATAGTTTTTTTggatagtgctgggggggggggcaagaatgCTGTATGTAGAAGGGAACCCAAACTGAACACAGCACTTGACTAATCTTTCTGAAAAAACACAGACAGTCTGCAGCTTTAATTTGCTCAGAACAGCCCTGTGTTGTCCCCTGCCACAGAAGAGATTAGGTTAATACCCAAGCTGGAATTTTACTTACCCTTAATTCAGAATCTTACTAGCAGCACTTTTCCTATGCATCATTTAAGAGACTGTTGGCTCTAGATCATGCTCCGAACAGTCAGACCATATGCTGAGCAACTGAATGCCATTCCACCCTGCCTTCAATGTTgtgtgctggaagctgagcttTGTACACAAGTAAAAGCAGGATGCTTTGtacaaggtaagagacatgcatGCAGTTGCTCGGCACAGCCTATACAGCTGTTCTGTTCCAAGCATGATCTTAATCCCACAGAATCCCTTTAGATGCAGAAAGCCTAGTTTCAAGAGGAAACAGCATTTATTCTTGGCACATGGCTACAGCCTTGAGGGAATGCTCTATGGTGATTACAGGTATTCTGTATATGCAGTTATATATGCAGTGTTACCAGGTAAAAGGCAAGTGAATCTCAAATTTCTTCTTTTGGATATGTGCATAAGACACCAAGATTTATACCACAGCTCAGGTAGAGCGCCCCAAACTAGATCACGTTTACTATGTGATGAGATGGATAAGATTTCATAACAGACCactcatttttacattttatttgaaaAACTGGTAAAACATGAAGACCGCCTGCCAGTGCACAAGCTAAAATGCTTATGTGGCAGCAGTACTTCTTTAATACAaattgaaaatagaaaaaaaaaaaaaaaaaaagtttccatagGAACACAGATAATTGTGACCCCATCTCCCAGTCATCCATTTTGTTGCATTAATGCTGAATGTTAACTCTACAAAAGGAAAAAGTTAAATTATGGTCCCAAAAGAGAGTTCTAATACATGTAACATCTACACCTGCCTacaagagttaaaaaaaataaaaatctatacaTTGACGCTTGCTGAAGTACAGGCTGTAGTACCGAGCTCTATTCCACTTTCATAGGCACAGGATATGTGAAGAGCACTCAGGTCTGGCACCTCAGGGACGATTCCATGTTCTTGGATATTATGCATCAGTTGCCTGAAGAGAAACACAAAAAATTAATACCAACAGTTCATTTAAAAAAGTGACAAGCACTTCAgtttagagcaccctatactagTGCCTTGGGGGAAGGGGGCCCACCCATCTCAAGGTTGTTTGCAGCATTCCAATTAAGCTCCTGTCATTTCAATAGAATCAAGCTGCAAAACAGGAAACAGTGGTGCTGGAGCAAAGCACCCACTGATCAAAAGACCAAGGCTTAATGATTGGAAAGCTGTCAGGTGCACCCTGTTATAGCTTGTATGTCTATTACACTGATGGAAATTTGAGCCAAGCCATAGACCTCCTAGAATGTATCCTGGTCTATACAGATGGAACTACCCCTTCAGGTTAGTCAGTTAGGTCACATTTCTTACCAGTATGGCCTTGACATGACATAGAAGAGTGTTGGTCTCTGGAAGCCATTGAATGTTGAAGATGCAGCAACAGTGTAAGCTCCCATGTTCTCAAACAGCATCCAGTCGCCAACCTGCAGTTCTGGCAGGTCAAATCGCTCAACTATACGATCCAGGCCATCACATGTTGGTCCCCAAATGCTGCTAGAGTAGTATTTCTCATCAAAGTTTGGCTTCTGTAAAGAGAAACATCTGTTTAGTGAACAGCTTCATACAGGCCAGCATAAGATACAACTTCTTAAGGGCTTAGTTTTAATATTTTGTAAGATATACGGCTTTTATATTGGTtttgtatggtattgcagcttcacCCCTTTCAATTTAGTAGGCAAGAAACTTTAAAAAGCCTTACCTTCTGCAGCACAGGCTTGACATGAGCGTGGTCGTACAAGATGCAGTTGAAAGATCCATAGACACCATCATTGACGTAGTACATAAGAGTTTTGTCACAGGAAGAGTCATCTTCATCTGAAAGATTTGCAAGATTAGCTTTAAAGGATATACCAACTtgtgttttcttttgtttgttttaaacaaGATTCCTCAAACATACCATCAGATCCAGACTGTTCTGTCACCATGACCTTCTTTGCAATGATATTCACAGCCAGGGTAAAGGCAGAAGCAACATAGTATCTTCCAGGTTCTGCAATGATCTGCACTCCAGAGTCAACTGGGAAGTATTTGTCTAGAGCAGGATTTATTACAGATGTTACCTAAAAGAAATGTGTACATGTCAAGTACagaccaaaaataatgatcaacaTTTTAGAGAAAGCAGACACCACGGAGATCCAGTCATTTGCAGACTGTTGATCTTACCTCCTCAAACTTTAGCTTGACATCTTCAGACCCTGGAAAGCCACCACCAATATCAAGAAGGTGCATATTGAATCCAAGCTCTGCTCCCATATCAAAGACGAAGCGGGCATCAGAAACTGCTTGCACGAAAGTCTGTGGGTCTGTGCATCCACTGCCCACATGGAAGCTAGTGTGGAGAAGAGAGGCAAGACATTAGAGGTGCACAATAGTTACCACAACAAGCATCTTCCACAGCTTCAGCCAAACAAGTGTAATTAACTCCAAGATCCCTACCTCACTCCAATGACGTCCACATTAAGCTCCTTTGCACGTTCCAGAAGAATCCTGCTTGTTTTAAGGGTGGCGCCAAATTTTACACTCAGGCGACAAACTGCTTTGGAGTCATCTGTTGCTATCCGCAAAACAAGCCTGAAAGAAAATAGACAAGACTTAATACATGTACCTATTCTGCATCTACCATTTTGACAAATGTAATAGTTTCTGGTGGACTACAACACTGATTAATAGCTGCAGAAATATGCAGTAAGGATGGTAAATGCTTCTCTAAAAGAGGATACCATGATCCATTTTAGATTAATGTCTGGGGCTGGTAAAGCTATTACCTGCAGTCTACATAAAGCATATTGATTCTGTTGTATCTAGCactcacagccctccagctgtagcaagcCTACAatttcctggacagccaaagcattgaATTGTAGTTTTACCATAGCTGAAGAGACGCGTTACACACACCTGATGTAGACTGACTTACTTGGCATTGGGATGATTTCTTGCCACCTTCATTAATTCCACTTCACTGTCGAAGGTCATCTTCTCCACACCACTGCTAGCAGCATACTTGATCTGGGAAACTTGTTTGCATGGGTTGGCATAGATTATTCTTTCTGGTGGAACACCGATACTCTGGACAAGTTGTATTTCAGTCTGGAGAAAAACAGCAAGATCATTCTATTAGTGTTACACCTACAGCCTTAAACATATGCTGACTATTTACACATGGTGACAGTCATTGGCCTAACCTCCCCAACTATTCAACCACTTGGCGGACAGGGCAAGTATTCTCAATAGGAAAAAGGGATACAAGCCAATATCAGACCCCTTATAAATTCAATAAGCAAATCCGTTATAGAAGCCAGAGCTTACCTTGCTGGCACAGTCAAATCCAGCCCCCAAAATGGACAGAGTCTTCACAACAGCTCTGCTGTCATTGCATTTCACAGCATAAAATGGAGTTACTCGTGGGAGTGCTTTGTACCACCGCAAATGCTTCTTCACAATATCACCAAGATCGGCAACATAGAAGGCATCCTTATCGTCCTAGGAATATACAAGATAAAAGAAATTTAATAATCAGCTTGAGCTTTCTGGAAGTTACAACCAACCACAGTAGAAGCAACACTGAGAAGAAACTTACGGATAAGGACACTTCATTGATCTTCTGCTCCAGGACATCCCGGGCAGTAAAGCCTTCCTCCAGGAAGCTGAAGTCAAAGTCTTCGTTGCTGAAGCTGTTCATTGTCTCAACGTAATAAAAGTCACAAGACTTAAATGCAAcaaactgcaaaaaaacaaaagactTGTTACAACTCTATTACAGAACACAAggaataacaatatatatatatatatatatatatatatatatatatatatatatatatatatatatatatatttttttttttttttaaagttcacgGGCTTGAAGCTACTTACATGGACAAGTTAGAGATGGGGTTTATTAAATAGAGGGCGTCAGCCTTGCGCCCAAGGAGGCTCTCCGGTGAAATAGAAGCCTGGTAAGTATAAGACAAGCCCTACGCTCTCAAAGGAGCCGTTCTTAACTGCTGTGCTGCTGGCGTTCTGCAGAGAGAAAAGATTCCTTAGTCATCACACATCTCCAGATGTTACATCATTAcaatcatggaaaaaaaaaaaaaaaaccttgaaatcTTATCCCCTGCGTCATGCACCCAGCCCATTCAATGAATGACCCACCCGCCCCTCCTCCACCCAGAGGAAGATGCCTCGTGTCACTAACGGGCAGAGGCGGGCCTCCCCGCCTGCGGATGTCACCACCCAATCACGTCTCAAGCCGGCTGCCAGTGTACATTTCTATTGGCCAAAGCCACTTTCTGCACCCCGCACCTGACAGCATGTGCTAATCTATGACAGAAGAGTCAAGTCATCCATGACCATGGAGGAGGCGTCGTGGCCATAAGACTAAGAAACCGATCTGTAataacactacaaccctcattGTGCTATGACAGTCACAGTCATAAAGGGAGTCCTAGCTTTGCAACAGCCACATGATAGAACATTATCTTAGAGGGCTCCTCTATCCATTATAACACACTGATGTCCTATAGACAGCCACATGGTGGTCTCTAGGGGTTAGCAACTCTTCCTAAATAGCTATAAGCTCACTACTAAACTTCTAGCATATATTACAATTACGGATTTTATACACTATTCCTATACCACCCACCCCCATTTTATTCAAACAGCCACGTGTACAGCACCCCCCATACTACTAAGGAACTACAGGAGGTCAAAATGACCAAAAGTCCTCAAAACGCGCAACCTTCCCCACTACACACAGAGAACCCCGACACCCTCACAGCCCAGCTGTCCCCTAAACACAGTGTGATAAACTTACCTTAAAAAGCATTTACGAAATCTGTACCCATCGAGGCACCAAAAGCCCAGGAGAGAAGAAAAAGGTAATCCCACGGAGAAGAAGGGAAAAGACGAAAAAAATGAGATCCGTCCGGTGTAAGAACGCGCTACCGTCCGCTCAAAGGGCTGACACTGAATGAGTGAGAAGCGCCGGCTCTCGCCGCCTTTTATAGGCGGGGCCTGCGTTGTCAGGACGACGCGCCAGCTCAAACCAGCGCTGATCGGTTTACTCCGGGAGCCGGCTCCAGCGAGCTTGGCGCGCAGCCACTCGGCTATTGTGACGTCACCGTCCGGCCGCGGTCGGGGCTGCGCTGGCAGGAAGCAGGGAGGGGAGTGTGTGAGGGGAAAAGTACGTATAGAAATGTATAGACCGACACGTGTGGAGAGATATAGATTTATATTACACgtatagagatatatacactTATATTACACACCTGTATAATAATAACGGCTGTAGATAGTGACTGGAGCCGTCAGTCATGAAGGTTGTGTGACAGGATTCAGTAGAGGTGGCTCTAGTTCACATTGTCCAATGTCGGCGGCTCTTTGGAGCTTCCTCACTTCTCAGAACTTGAAGGTTTTATGTAAAAGTGTGACCTGACTAGAAACCGTGCACTATAGCCGTGTTCACACCTTCCTATCTACATTTATCAATGAATAGATGTAACTGGTTTACATTAGGAGGCATCTTCCATTGGAACAATATTGGTACCAACAGAAGTCAGTGGGTcgatttttttaaccctttacactCTCGATAATTGACGTCCGACAGATCTCTTCCTCCCCGATACACATGGACATTAGGTACAGACGAATGTTCATACGTTCTTTAATGGGACAATAGGATCGGGCGACAAAAATCTGGCACCTCCGACCCTTCTATCCATCACCCTCATCTGTCAGTGAGTAGTCCTCTTTTACTGtatttagtataaggtgtatatagATGAAGCAACGGTTAACATGAACCCTGTCACAACAATTGTGTCAAGGAACTATTTTAAGTCAATTAGAATGTCGAGTTAAacacgtcattgtgatcaagttaacacaggttACATCTGtaggtaatgctgcgtttacacgaatcgataattggcccgatcgtacaattaacgatgtcggagtaacgattttttttttcataagggtcagtgtttagacggtacgatatatcgtacagaaattcgttttgcgatcgcttcagcctatctcacacattggttaaatcggcaaacgactgtttacacggaacgatctgcgaatttttttttgcgaacgacgattttagaacatgtaagatgaaaatgaacgatttctcgttcgtcgtttgatcgttcgcag carries:
- the ODC1 gene encoding ornithine decarboxylase; translation: MNSFSNEDFDFSFLEEGFTARDVLEQKINEVSLSDDKDAFYVADLGDIVKKHLRWYKALPRVTPFYAVKCNDSRAVVKTLSILGAGFDCASKTEIQLVQSIGVPPERIIYANPCKQVSQIKYAASSGVEKMTFDSEVELMKVARNHPNAKLVLRIATDDSKAVCRLSVKFGATLKTSRILLERAKELNVDVIGVSFHVGSGCTDPQTFVQAVSDARFVFDMGAELGFNMHLLDIGGGFPGSEDVKLKFEEVTSVINPALDKYFPVDSGVQIIAEPGRYYVASAFTLAVNIIAKKVMVTEQSGSDDEDDSSCDKTLMYYVNDGVYGSFNCILYDHAHVKPVLQKKPNFDEKYYSSSIWGPTCDGLDRIVERFDLPELQVGDWMLFENMGAYTVAASSTFNGFQRPTLFYVMSRPYWQLMHNIQEHGIVPEVPDLSALHISCAYESGIELGTTACTSASVNV